The Nitrospira sp. genome contains a region encoding:
- a CDS encoding amino acid adenylation domain-containing protein has product MAKSALPDHIDSIYPLSPMQEGMLFHTLMNPGTGIYLMQNRYLLEGDLNHEAFVRAWDMVLDRHPVLRTSFVWKSQKRPLQAVHKRVDAPIVSLDWRGQTRSEQIARLDAELEAELREGFDFAKAPLMRLWLIRLADDCYQFVHSFHHILLDEWCISLLLMDFLGHYGSLVRGERLTREKPRPYRDYIAWLQKQDINAAESFWRGYLQNFPTPTPLPYDRLPEGLADQNEDAADHCLHLSTETSAILADLAQRHRLTVNTFFQGAWALLLNYYSSEREVLFGVTVAGRPTELTGVESILGLFINTLPLRISMRPDRLLMDWLKDLLAENVRVRQYDYAPLVQMQRWSEVPRGEALFHSLFVFENAPVDPELCEGRIIFKAEEEQYRVHTNYPLTVMGWPGRELGLKISYDKRLFDADTTGRMIRHLKTLLEAMAERPTARLADLLPLKQDERQQLLTEWNPVLNVSGEKEPDSLPRLFEKQVERHPDAVAVQCLDESATYGELNRRANRVAHALAEAGVGPDTIVALLDDRGIDLLMMMVGVFKAGGAYLPLDPHHPVSRLTQILKLSRSPVVLTSQDYLARLQEAVVPIDEPSRPRLMAIEDILDGAGREENPGDRGQSEHLAYVIYTSGSTGVPKGAMVTRRGMLNNFQSKVSGLALGPSDIIAQTASQCFDISVWQFLTALTCGARTSIVLDETSRDPFHLLTHLERKGITILETVPALLQGLLEAASEAGSDAAPRLQNLRWVLPTGEALPPPVCRQWLARYPAIPLLNAYGPAECADDVAVHSILEPPSADTTHMPIGHPIERTRLHILNAWLEPVPPGVHGELYVAGVGVGRGYLQDPTRTAEVFLPDRFGSEAGARMYRTGDLARYRRDGAIEFVGRVDQQIKLRGFRIELGEIETHLLSSPLVREAAVLLHIDARGEKRLAAYLVGHEEESLSVPALRELLLSQLPEYMVPTAFVPLPALPRTPNGKIDRLALATLDLGDQFARSYTAPRTATEEILAGIWSEVLGVERVGVHDDFFELGGHSLLATQIMSRLRSTFHVELSLRTVFESTSVAALAAAVDRARKDGTAGQAPPLVPIARTGPFPASFAQQRLWFLAQLEPDSPFYNLPAGFRLRGRLDVDLLTAALNQVIARHEALRTVFQETDGQPAQVVLSSVTVEIPIVDLREIPEEKRTVELTKQSEAEAQRIFDLTRGPLVRARVWHVGEEEYVLLMTLHHIVSDGWAMDVLIRELVTYYQAGFSGQPAALAPLPIQYADYAVWQRDWMQGTVLEAQLAYWKDRLEDAPAALELPTDRPRPAVQTYRGACCEFTVPAELLQQITGFSRRHSLTLYMTLLTAFTALLHHYSGRTSILVGSPVANRLRIEVEELIGLFVNTLVLRTDIPDNPRWIDLLDRVRSEVLGAQTHQDLPFEHLVDALQPERNLSHSPLFQVMFTLQTPAEQSMETPGIRVDSMEIDPGTALFDLSLDVVVEPDRLSGSFEYNTDLFDECTVRRFADGFLEIVTSMITKPEGRVHDVPPLTECERRLQLIDWNNVPGPDLTADYVTRFAAQVERTPDSPAVVHRTRSWTYRELHRRAARTAASLAAGGVGPDSVVAVLGERSPELLAMILGVLEAGGAYLPLDPRHPQQRMTQIVELSRPLVLLVTREWEGRAADVLNDIPADRRPRVLIIEQVMEQDIDPATLRPIRAAGRLAYLIYTSGSTGTPKGVMVAQDGMLNNILYKLDSLEMTADDIVAQTASQCFDISVWQLLAALLCGARVQIVPDDVAHDPTALLYYLDDADITIVEPVPAVLQGLLTVDGSVPALTGIRWVLPTGEALPSALCRRWFARYPTIPLMNVYGPAECSDDVATHVMYSPPDDADRPLPIGRPVPGLRLYILNRHLSPVPVGTAGELCVGGVGVGRGYLRDPKRTAAAFVPDPFGPEAGARLYRTGDLARYRPDGTIEFIGRVDHQVKIRGYRIEPGEIEARLLEQRGVLEAVVIPREDQPGQRRLVAYVTPDGPEALDIQDVRRRLQDTLPDYMIPSSFVVLDTLPRSSNGKIDRRALPVPDLAGQVERSYTPPSTPAETALAKIWEEVLGLPQVGTQENFFELGGDSIVSLQVIARAKQVGLLLSPRQIFQHQTVAELAAVAGRETVVALEAEQGAVMGEAALTPIQCAFFELPLVNPHHWNQSVLLEAKEPLVESALETAVAALIAHHDALRLRFEQTDGGWRQSHAPIPRGPFVRRVNLAALSDSERRASFEAQATQWQGSLNISEGPLLHVVWFEMGEGSSDRLLIAVHHLAVDGVSWRILLEDLQTAYRQAVESRPIQLPLKTTSFRQWAERVRRYGETEVMKNPSSAVWLTVQGERSLVLPVDDPTGSDREAAAETLTVSMDERDTQALLRDVSAAYGTQINDALLTALAQTLGRWTGFNRVTIDLEGHGREDLFPELDVSRTVGWFTSVFPVTLNLTRSASPGEALKAVKEQVRRIPDRGIGYGIVRYVTKDGLDAAKALPVARVPVGFNYLGQFDAVATEESAFILSSESVGKEHDPHNQMEYELDINASVMNGRLEVIWTYSRERYRLETITSLAEAYLKDLQALIAHCLSADAGGYTPSDFPSVELEQDALDAILEQMN; this is encoded by the coding sequence GTGGCGAAGTCCGCATTACCGGATCATATCGACTCGATCTATCCCCTTTCCCCGATGCAAGAGGGGATGTTGTTTCACACGCTCATGAATCCCGGCACCGGGATTTATTTGATGCAGAACCGTTATCTGCTCGAGGGCGACCTGAATCATGAGGCCTTCGTGCGCGCGTGGGACATGGTGCTCGACCGGCATCCGGTGCTTCGAACCTCGTTCGTGTGGAAGAGCCAAAAGCGTCCGCTGCAAGCGGTGCACAAGCGGGTGGATGCACCGATCGTGTCGCTGGATTGGAGGGGCCAAACTCGCTCCGAGCAGATCGCGCGGCTGGACGCCGAATTGGAAGCCGAACTCCGTGAGGGATTCGATTTCGCCAAGGCACCGCTCATGCGGCTGTGGCTGATCCGGTTGGCCGACGATTGCTACCAGTTCGTCCACAGTTTTCATCATATTCTGCTCGATGAGTGGTGCATTTCGCTCCTCCTGATGGATTTCCTCGGCCACTACGGATCGCTGGTGCGCGGTGAGCGGCTCACTCGCGAGAAACCGCGTCCCTATCGCGACTACATTGCGTGGTTGCAAAAACAGGACATCAATGCCGCGGAGTCCTTCTGGCGCGGATACCTTCAAAATTTCCCCACGCCGACGCCGCTACCTTATGACCGGTTGCCCGAAGGCCTCGCCGACCAGAACGAGGACGCGGCGGATCACTGCCTGCATCTGAGCACCGAAACGTCCGCGATATTGGCGGACTTGGCCCAGCGCCATCGCCTGACGGTAAACACATTCTTCCAGGGGGCTTGGGCTCTATTGCTCAACTACTACAGCAGCGAACGTGAGGTTCTGTTCGGCGTGACGGTGGCCGGCCGTCCTACTGAATTGACGGGTGTCGAGTCGATCCTCGGCCTGTTCATCAATACGCTGCCGCTTCGAATCTCCATGCGGCCGGACCGCCTCCTGATGGATTGGTTGAAGGACCTGCTGGCGGAAAACGTGCGCGTGCGCCAGTACGACTATGCGCCGCTGGTTCAGATGCAGCGATGGAGTGAGGTCCCGCGGGGAGAGGCGTTGTTCCACAGCTTGTTCGTGTTCGAGAACGCGCCGGTCGATCCGGAGCTCTGCGAGGGACGGATCATTTTCAAAGCGGAGGAGGAGCAATACCGGGTTCACACGAACTATCCGCTGACCGTCATGGGATGGCCGGGACGCGAATTGGGACTCAAGATTTCGTACGACAAGCGGCTGTTCGACGCCGATACGACGGGCCGCATGATCCGGCATCTCAAGACGCTGCTCGAAGCGATGGCTGAACGGCCGACTGCGCGGCTCGCCGATCTGTTGCCGCTTAAACAGGACGAGCGGCAACAACTGCTGACCGAATGGAATCCTGTTCTAAACGTCTCCGGCGAGAAGGAGCCCGATAGCCTGCCGCGGCTGTTCGAGAAGCAGGTCGAACGTCATCCGGACGCCGTGGCTGTTCAGTGCCTCGACGAAAGCGCCACCTATGGTGAGCTGAATCGGCGGGCCAATCGTGTCGCGCACGCATTGGCCGAAGCGGGTGTGGGACCCGATACGATCGTGGCGCTGCTCGACGATCGCGGTATCGACCTCTTGATGATGATGGTCGGTGTCTTCAAGGCAGGCGGGGCATATTTGCCACTTGATCCGCATCACCCTGTGTCGCGCCTCACGCAGATTCTGAAGCTGAGCCGTTCCCCGGTCGTGCTCACATCACAGGATTATCTCGCACGCCTACAAGAAGCGGTCGTGCCAATCGATGAACCGTCTCGTCCCCGGCTTATGGCGATTGAAGACATTCTCGATGGAGCCGGTCGTGAAGAGAATCCAGGAGACCGTGGGCAATCCGAACATCTGGCCTACGTCATTTATACCTCCGGCTCCACCGGAGTGCCGAAGGGAGCGATGGTCACCAGGCGAGGGATGCTCAACAATTTTCAGAGCAAGGTCTCGGGTTTGGCGCTGGGGCCGTCCGATATCATCGCGCAAACCGCCTCGCAATGTTTCGACATCTCCGTCTGGCAGTTCCTGACGGCACTGACTTGTGGCGCCAGAACCAGCATCGTTCTGGACGAAACATCGCGCGATCCCTTTCACTTGCTGACCCACCTCGAGCGGAAGGGCATCACAATCCTCGAAACCGTGCCGGCCCTTCTCCAAGGCCTGTTGGAAGCAGCATCGGAAGCGGGCTCTGATGCTGCGCCTCGACTTCAAAATCTCCGATGGGTTCTGCCGACCGGCGAAGCCTTACCGCCTCCGGTCTGCCGCCAATGGCTGGCCCGCTATCCGGCAATACCATTATTGAACGCCTATGGACCGGCTGAATGCGCCGACGATGTGGCTGTCCATTCCATTCTCGAACCACCGTCCGCCGACACGACGCACATGCCGATCGGCCACCCGATCGAAAGAACCCGCCTGCATATTCTCAATGCCTGGCTGGAGCCTGTGCCGCCTGGTGTCCACGGGGAGTTGTATGTGGCGGGTGTCGGGGTCGGCCGCGGGTATTTGCAAGACCCCACTCGAACGGCCGAAGTCTTTCTGCCGGACCGGTTTGGATCCGAGGCGGGCGCACGGATGTACCGGACCGGCGATCTGGCCCGCTATCGCCGGGACGGAGCCATCGAATTCGTCGGGCGTGTCGATCAGCAGATCAAGCTACGCGGATTTCGGATCGAATTGGGCGAGATCGAAACGCATCTATTGTCGAGCCCTCTCGTGCGCGAAGCGGCCGTGCTGCTGCATATCGACGCGCGGGGAGAGAAACGATTGGCAGCCTATCTCGTGGGTCATGAGGAAGAAAGCCTGAGTGTGCCGGCATTGCGCGAACTCTTATTGTCGCAGCTGCCCGAGTACATGGTGCCGACGGCGTTCGTGCCGTTACCGGCGCTGCCGCGCACGCCGAACGGCAAGATCGATCGCCTCGCGCTGGCGACGCTGGATCTGGGTGACCAGTTCGCCCGTTCCTATACGGCGCCGCGCACGGCGACGGAAGAAATTCTGGCAGGCATCTGGTCCGAGGTGTTGGGTGTCGAGCGGGTCGGTGTTCACGACGATTTCTTTGAGTTGGGCGGTCACTCGCTGCTGGCGACGCAGATCATGTCACGGCTCCGCAGCACGTTCCACGTCGAGTTGTCACTGAGGACTGTGTTCGAATCCACGAGTGTCGCGGCTTTGGCCGCAGCTGTGGATCGCGCTCGGAAAGACGGAACGGCCGGCCAGGCGCCCCCGCTGGTACCGATCGCACGCACCGGTCCGTTCCCCGCATCTTTCGCGCAACAGCGTCTCTGGTTCCTTGCGCAACTGGAGCCGGACAGCCCCTTCTACAACTTGCCGGCCGGGTTTCGTCTGCGAGGCCGATTGGATGTGGATCTGCTGACAGCCGCTCTCAATCAAGTGATCGCGCGGCACGAGGCATTACGGACGGTATTTCAGGAAACCGACGGGCAACCGGCGCAGGTCGTGCTCTCTTCAGTAACGGTCGAGATTCCTATCGTCGATCTTCGCGAGATCCCTGAGGAGAAGCGGACAGTGGAATTGACCAAGCAGAGCGAAGCGGAGGCGCAGCGGATCTTTGATCTAACCCGCGGGCCGCTGGTGCGCGCCCGGGTTTGGCATGTCGGCGAAGAAGAGTATGTGCTGTTGATGACCTTGCATCACATCGTCTCCGACGGCTGGGCGATGGACGTGTTGATCAGGGAATTGGTGACGTATTATCAAGCGGGTTTCTCAGGACAGCCTGCCGCGTTGGCGCCGTTGCCCATCCAGTATGCGGACTATGCGGTTTGGCAGCGTGACTGGATGCAAGGCACTGTATTGGAGGCTCAGCTCGCCTATTGGAAAGATCGTTTGGAGGACGCGCCGGCTGCGTTGGAGTTGCCGACCGATCGCCCCCGTCCAGCCGTGCAGACCTATCGCGGTGCCTGCTGCGAGTTTACGGTTCCTGCCGAGTTGTTACAGCAGATCACGGGATTCAGCCGACGGCACAGTCTCACCTTGTATATGACTCTGCTCACAGCCTTCACGGCCTTGCTGCACCATTATAGTGGTCGAACCAGCATTCTGGTCGGCAGTCCCGTTGCGAATCGGCTCCGGATCGAGGTGGAAGAGCTGATCGGACTCTTCGTCAACACGCTGGTATTGCGAACGGATATTCCGGACAACCCGCGCTGGATCGATCTGTTGGATCGGGTGAGAAGCGAGGTTCTCGGGGCTCAGACTCATCAGGATCTCCCCTTCGAACATTTGGTGGACGCGCTGCAGCCGGAGCGGAACTTGAGCCATTCTCCGCTTTTTCAAGTCATGTTCACACTGCAAACGCCGGCGGAACAATCCATGGAGACACCGGGAATTCGAGTGGACAGCATGGAGATCGATCCGGGCACCGCCCTGTTCGACCTGTCGCTGGACGTCGTGGTCGAGCCTGATCGGTTGTCCGGTTCTTTCGAGTACAACACTGACCTTTTTGATGAGTGCACCGTCCGACGCTTTGCTGACGGTTTTCTGGAGATAGTGACCTCGATGATCACCAAGCCGGAAGGACGAGTACACGATGTACCGCCTCTCACGGAATGTGAGCGTCGTCTGCAACTCATCGACTGGAACAATGTTCCGGGCCCCGATTTGACGGCTGACTATGTCACGAGGTTCGCTGCGCAGGTCGAGCGTACGCCTGACTCCCCGGCGGTCGTGCATCGAACACGGAGTTGGACCTATCGGGAACTCCACCGCCGGGCGGCTAGGACTGCGGCTTCCTTGGCGGCGGGCGGAGTCGGCCCGGATTCGGTCGTGGCTGTGCTTGGCGAACGGAGCCCTGAGTTGCTGGCGATGATCCTCGGCGTCTTAGAGGCGGGAGGCGCCTATCTGCCGTTGGATCCTCGGCATCCTCAACAGCGCATGACTCAAATTGTAGAACTCAGCCGTCCGCTTGTTCTGTTGGTGACGCGGGAGTGGGAAGGTCGAGCCGCCGACGTCTTGAACGATATCCCGGCGGACAGGCGGCCGAGGGTACTGATCATCGAACAGGTGATGGAGCAGGACATCGATCCGGCCACTCTCAGACCGATCCGCGCGGCTGGACGCCTGGCCTATCTCATCTATACGTCCGGCTCGACCGGCACGCCCAAAGGCGTAATGGTCGCGCAGGACGGCATGCTCAACAATATCCTATACAAGTTGGACAGTCTGGAGATGACGGCCGACGACATCGTCGCGCAGACCGCGTCGCAATGTTTTGACATCTCCGTCTGGCAATTGCTGGCGGCCCTGTTGTGCGGGGCGAGGGTACAGATCGTTCCTGACGACGTGGCACATGATCCAACGGCGTTGTTGTATTACTTGGACGACGCCGATATCACCATCGTCGAGCCGGTTCCTGCGGTGCTGCAGGGACTCCTTACCGTCGATGGAAGCGTGCCTGCCCTGACCGGGATACGATGGGTGCTGCCGACGGGAGAGGCCCTGCCCTCGGCCCTCTGTCGTCGATGGTTCGCGCGTTATCCGACCATTCCATTGATGAACGTGTACGGACCGGCCGAATGTTCGGACGACGTCGCGACACATGTGATGTATTCGCCGCCGGACGACGCGGACCGTCCGTTGCCGATCGGCCGGCCCGTTCCCGGCCTGCGTCTCTACATTCTGAATCGCCATCTGTCCCCTGTACCGGTGGGCACAGCCGGAGAACTCTGTGTCGGAGGTGTGGGAGTGGGGCGCGGCTATCTCCGCGATCCCAAGCGGACGGCAGCGGCTTTCGTGCCGGATCCATTTGGACCGGAGGCGGGAGCGAGGCTGTATCGCACAGGGGACCTTGCCCGCTATCGGCCGGACGGGACGATCGAGTTTATCGGGCGCGTGGATCACCAAGTCAAGATCCGCGGCTACCGCATCGAGCCGGGTGAAATCGAGGCCAGACTGCTGGAGCAGCGGGGCGTTCTAGAAGCCGTGGTGATCCCACGCGAAGACCAGCCTGGACAGCGGCGGCTGGTGGCATACGTAACACCGGATGGTCCGGAGGCGTTGGATATCCAAGACGTTCGGCGCCGACTTCAGGACACCTTGCCGGACTACATGATTCCGAGTTCCTTTGTCGTCCTGGATACCTTGCCGCGGAGCTCGAACGGAAAAATCGACCGAAGAGCGCTGCCGGTGCCGGACCTTGCCGGACAGGTGGAACGTTCCTACACGCCCCCCAGTACTCCTGCGGAGACCGCGCTGGCAAAAATTTGGGAAGAAGTGTTGGGGTTACCGCAAGTCGGCACGCAGGAGAATTTTTTCGAGCTGGGCGGCGATTCCATCGTCAGCTTACAAGTGATTGCCCGGGCTAAACAGGTCGGGCTGCTGCTCAGCCCCCGTCAGATCTTTCAACACCAAACCGTGGCCGAGCTTGCGGCGGTTGCCGGACGAGAAACGGTGGTCGCGCTGGAGGCGGAGCAGGGAGCGGTCATGGGGGAGGCTGCATTGACCCCCATTCAATGCGCGTTCTTCGAATTGCCGCTTGTCAATCCGCATCACTGGAATCAATCGGTCCTGCTGGAAGCAAAAGAACCGCTCGTGGAGTCCGCTCTGGAGACGGCGGTGGCGGCGCTCATTGCTCACCACGATGCACTGCGGCTTCGATTCGAGCAGACGGACGGCGGTTGGCGCCAATCGCACGCGCCGATTCCGCGGGGACCCTTCGTGCGACGCGTGAATCTTGCCGCGCTTTCCGATTCGGAACGCCGCGCGTCGTTCGAAGCACAGGCTACGCAGTGGCAAGGAAGTTTGAATATTTCGGAAGGACCGCTCCTGCACGTGGTCTGGTTCGAGATGGGGGAAGGTTCGTCTGATCGGCTGCTGATCGCGGTACACCATCTCGCGGTGGACGGCGTTTCTTGGAGAATCCTCTTAGAGGACCTGCAGACCGCCTATCGGCAGGCGGTGGAGAGCCGTCCGATCCAATTGCCGCTCAAAACGACTTCGTTTCGCCAATGGGCCGAGCGAGTACGGCGATATGGCGAGACAGAAGTCATGAAAAATCCGTCTTCTGCCGTCTGGCTGACGGTGCAGGGGGAGAGATCGCTTGTGCTGCCTGTGGACGATCCAACCGGCAGTGATCGGGAGGCCGCGGCCGAGACTCTGACCGTGTCAATGGACGAACGGGACACACAGGCGTTGCTACGTGATGTGTCTGCCGCATACGGAACGCAGATCAACGACGCGCTGTTGACGGCCTTGGCGCAGACCCTCGGCCGGTGGACGGGCTTCAATCGTGTGACGATCGATCTTGAAGGGCACGGGCGCGAGGATCTATTCCCCGAACTGGATGTCTCTCGCACGGTTGGGTGGTTCACCAGCGTCTTTCCCGTGACCTTGAACCTGACACGCTCGGCGTCGCCCGGAGAAGCCCTCAAGGCCGTAAAGGAGCAAGTGCGACGGATCCCGGACCGCGGTATCGGCTACGGCATCGTTCGGTATGTGACGAAAGATGGTCTCGACGCAGCTAAGGCGCTTCCTGTGGCACGGGTTCCGGTGGGATTCAACTATCTCGGACAGTTCGACGCGGTCGCCACGGAGGAGTCGGCCTTCATCCTATCCTCGGAATCCGTCGGCAAGGAACATGATCCGCACAATCAGATGGAATACGAGCTGGATATCAATGCATCGGTCATGAATGGACGCTTGGAAGTCATCTGGACGTACAGCCGCGAGCGCTATCGCCTTGAGACCATCACGTCCCTGGCCGAAGCCTATCTAAAAGATTTGCAGGCATTGATCGCGCATTGTTTATCCGCTGACGCAGGCGGCTATACGCCATCCGATTTTCCAAGCGTAGAGCTGGAGCAAGACGCGCTGGACGCGATCCTGGAACAAATGAACTAA